A segment of the Nostoc sp. TCL26-01 genome:
GATTTTGGGCATGAATCCATCCCTTCAGAATGGTTCTGTGCCATCTGTGGGCAGTGAACTCCAGATTGCTCCTTACAATGGCATTGTTGTCCAAGTACCTCAAGGTCAGAATTGGCGACAAGTGGCAACAAGATTTAAGGTGCGTCCGGATACTCTATTTGAGGTTAACGGTTGCCAGAAGAACCCTAGAATCGTGTTTGTTCCGGGGGTAAATTGGTCGCCCAATGGTTCTATTACCCAGTCTCCTAAGCCTTCTACGGCGACTGTGGCTGTCAAGTTGACGGGATACCCTTTGTCTCAGGTGACAGAGGTAGCGTTACCTTATGGCTGGCAAATTAATCCTAATACGGGTGAAGTGTTCTTTCATAGTGGTGTGGATTTGCTGGCAACTGTGGGAACGCCTGTAGAAGCGATCGCCCCAGGTACGGTAGTCTTTGCTAAGGAACAGGGTACTTATGGTAATTTGGTCATCATCAATCACAATGGTGGACTCCAAAGCCGTTACGCCCATCTGGAGAAAATTAATGTCAAAGTTGGTCAACAAGTCAACAAAGACCAATTAATCGGCACTGTGGGTACTACTGGACAACCTACTACGAAACAACCCCATCTCCATTTTGAAATGCGTGCTAGTTCATCTTTAGGATGGGTAGCCGAAAATCCCAAAGATTATTTACGACGATAAAAATACTAGCGATCGCCTAAACAATTCAAAAATCACGAATTACGAATTACGAATTATC
Coding sequences within it:
- a CDS encoding M23 family metallopeptidase; the protein is MNVYYRLFLLCSLVGAVGVGAVLPNFDKARAAEGCPTPALSRFQRHKVVRGDTLVTIAQRYNISPETILGMNPSLQNGSVPSVGSELQIAPYNGIVVQVPQGQNWRQVATRFKVRPDTLFEVNGCQKNPRIVFVPGVNWSPNGSITQSPKPSTATVAVKLTGYPLSQVTEVALPYGWQINPNTGEVFFHSGVDLLATVGTPVEAIAPGTVVFAKEQGTYGNLVIINHNGGLQSRYAHLEKINVKVGQQVNKDQLIGTVGTTGQPTTKQPHLHFEMRASSSLGWVAENPKDYLRR